The genomic window gggtaaaaaaagaaaaacgaaggGAGTGAGGGGAAGACACCAACCCTTTAACTTCCTTGGAATTTGCTTTAGCTAAAGGGGAAGGGACTTGCAACTGTCTGTGGGGTGGATGTCACAAAGGCTGTTCACCTGTGTTTGCATGTCCTTGATCTAAGCAGCAATCAGTGATCAGACATTAATCCTGATATTTGAATTTTGGATattgcccaccttggcttccacaaGTCAAGTCACATGCAAGCTGCTCCTGTAGCTTGTGCACTACTTGCCATGGGGTTGTGGATGGGAGATGAGTAACTGCTACCAAGTCAAGAGCTGAAATTGACCAAAATTAATCACAGTTTGTAATCCAAGCCTTACCACTAGAAGTTGCAAGCCTTCAATAGACTCCAGAGTTCCAAAATAGTTACATCAAATTTTGCCAGTCCCACTGTAGTGTAGGTAGTGAGACAGATTTCTGGTGCTTCCTACTCTGTCATCTTCCCAGAAGCAGCCCCCTTTACCTTCATGCTTGAAAGATAATATTGCTACATAGAAGATTCTTGATTGAGTTTTCCCTTCAGCACCTTGAATATGCCATCCACTGCCTTTTGGcctccatttttttctgagaaagtcaGCTGTTGCCCTTGGAACTAGTCATTTTTCTCTTACTACTTTcaaatttttgtctttggttttcagcattttttactattatgtctgggagtggatctctttgcagtTATTCTGCTTGATGTTTATTGAGCTTCTTGAGTGTGTGCTTTTTTATCAAACTTGAGAAATTTCTAgtcattttttcttcaaatattttttctgctctcCCTCTGCCCCTCTTCTTCTGGTACTCTCATTAAGCATATTTGGTGTGTTTAATGGAGTCCTGTATTTCTCTggggctctgttcatttttcttcattctttttttttttcctgttttttagaTAGCATGATCTCTACCTCAGGtttactgatttttcttctgCCAGCTTGAACTACTGTtgagcttcttttttctttttttttgtagagactgagtcttgctgtgtcgcccaggctgcagtgcagtggtgtgatcttggctcactataacctccacctccggggttcaagcaattatcctgcctcagcctcctgagtagctgggactacaggggcaccacactacacctggctaatttctttcgtattttagaagagatggggtttcaccacgtctggtctcgaactcctgagctcaggcaatctgctcacctcggcttcccaaagtgctaagattacaggcatgagccaccatgcctggctaatattttttgggtttttttttgtagagatagggttttaccatgttgcccaggctggtattaaaCTTCTGAGTtaaagcaatctgctcacctcagcctcccaaaatgctgggatttcaggcatgtgctactgtgcctggccctgtttgCTCCTTTATTTCATTACTTGGCTGCACTAATTAAGTTTATATCTTCTTCAGTGTGAAGTCTCTGATTTCATTCCTTAAAAGGTGTAGCCTTAGGTATACAGTCACCAGGGATAACAGTAGTTTCAGCAGGTCTGTCTTTGACTGCTTATTTTGCTGTGTTTGTTGGTTTCACACTCAGCTGTTAAGTCTCCAATTTCCAGTtgatttctctattgtttttgaCAATGCCCCAAGGCATGAATGGCTCCACAGTGTGATCCTATTAAATTtggcccctgctttttttttttttttttttttttttttgagatcaagttttgctcttgttgcccgggctggagtgcaatggcgcgatctgggctcactgcaacctctgcaccctgggtacaagcaattctcctgcctcagcctcccaagtagctggcattacaggaatgcgccaccatgcctggctaattttgtgttcttagtagagacagggtttctccatgttggtcagactggtctcgaactccagacttcaggtgatccacctgccttggctccccaaagtgctgggactacaggtgtgagccacagtgccagccTCTGACCCAGGAGGGCCCTTCTTAGCTGTCTCTTCCTTTGGTCCTTTCTGGTAAATTACTAACCTACAATTTAGCTGTTGTTGTGGAGCTACTAACTTCCTCTTGTTTACCACTAAATTCTCCATTGTTTTTGAGAGCATCCTTAGGGTTGAACTTTCCCAGTGTTCCAAATTGTCAGTTTGGAAATAGATTTGGAAATAGCTTCAgagctctctattctttttcttaagatgacggagtctcgctttgttgcccaggctggagtgcagtggcgccgtctcggcggggtttcaccgtgttagccaggatggtctcgatctcctgacctcatgatccgcccgcctcggcctccggaagtgctgtgattacaggcgtgagccaccacgcccagccagagcTCTCTGTTCTTATAACCTGCATCTCCCTTGGGAAAATCTGAGTCATTGCTCTGGAGCTAGGAGTGAGGAAAGTGGCCTGCTTCTCTGGGAGTTACATGCCTGCTTTATGGGCTCAGTTGAGACTATATCCTCAGTTGAGACTATAACCTCTGGGGTTCTTGGCTTACTTCTCCTGGCATGGAAAATTCATCTTGGAGAAGGTGATCAAGGCCCTCTGTCTTGGCCTGCCATACCTATGGTAGACCCTCCACCTAGAGTGGAAGTCGGTTGTAGGGAGTCCCTGACCTCTTGGCTGGACCCTCCTGGAATTTAGTCTCTGCAACACAAAGCTAGAGGGACATGAAAATACTGGCAACCAGCCCCTCCCTGAAAGATACCATAGCCCTTGATTGGGAGTTAAGGGAGTACGATCTTCTTGACCATATCCAAGAAGATTGAGTGGAGCTTCAGAGTAGAGCTTCTATAGCACCGAGTTGGGATAGGGGGTTTGGTTAGGGAGAAATGGGTTGTAGCCTAAATGCCACAGACTCAATGTCCTTATAGAGATTTAGTAAACTTTCCttatcatttcttcatttgctaTATTCCCTTAGGACAATTGGCAGAGACTTTaaatggttatttaaaaaaatttttttcttgccaATACACTTTGGAagtcatttttctattaaattattGTTTGTATTCTACGGTTttactaaaaactaaaacaatgaaGTTTATTTGTATCCcttaggatattttaaaaataaattttttataatcTCAAGACATAAAATACTATGAATTTaaagagaacaaataaaaattcaacagatttttaatttaaaaaatatttatcattcagAAAAATCTCAGTAGAATAAAGCTATATCCAAGGTTTAAAAAGACATAGAATTATAAGAGAACATTACCTTCAGCaaatttttctattacttttaagTATAATAGTATTGCTTATTTGCAAAGCACTGTTGTTGCtcttcagtatttttctttcatttgagtGACTGTACTTTAAAACACAAGACTATATAAAATCATAATGCCAAGCAACACCATTTACCATCAGCtggaaaatttattctttttctttaaatgctattCAGGGTggactatctttttaaaattctggaacacaaatggattttaaaatacgTTGTTTACTATCAACTTTCTAAAAGCTATAGGTGGTGgatatgtgtacacatgtatttttttttttttgagatggagtctcggctCTGTCGCctagtctggaatgcagtggcatgatcttggctcactgcaacctccacctcccaggttcaagtgattttcctgccttagcttcttgagcagctgggaccaaaggcgcacgccaccacgcccgtctaatttttgtatttttagtagagacggagtttcactgtattggccaggctggtctcaaactcctgacctcaggtgatctgcccacctctgcctgccaaagtgctgggattacaggtgtgagacaccgcacctggccacacatgtatttttttttagcactaAAAGATGATCAGGGAATATTAATGCAAGCTAAAAAGCCCATATCACGTGAAACTTTCATTTGCCATCACAATTATTATAATTCTAAGAAAGGGATCACATAAATtacaactgaaagaaaaaaaatcccctcaTGTACTTGGATTTCCAAGTACAAAGTTTTGCTATGTTCTCACTGCAACAACAGAATTATTTTTAGTACACATAACTCGTATACAATTAGTAAACATTTAAATTAGTTGTTAAAAACTTAAAACTTCAATTGGAATGTGATAATTCAAAGCCAACCAGCAATTCAAGTGAcctttatatttgtattataagGCAGTATTAAAAGATTGAGACcggctgggcgtgctggctcacgcttggtattcccaacactttgggaggccaaggcaggcagatcacctgaggtcgggagttcaagaccagcttggccagcatggagaaaccccgtctctactaaaaatacaaaattagctgggcatggtggtgcatgcctgtaatcccagctactcgggaggctgaggcaggagaatcccctgaacccgggaggtagaggttgcagtgagcccagattgcaccattgcactccagcctgggcaacaagaacgagactccttctcaaaaaaaaaaaaaaaaaaaaattgagtccTTGTCCCTGTTTGTGTCAGACTGTTTCATTATGCCTGAACAGAACCTATTTTTCTTGGCAGACCTTCTTTTCTTGGCAATGTTATAAACAATACAATAGTCAATTCAGAAATAAGTACCTGCGCCTCAAACTTCTGTTTAACTACTATGATAGATTATTTAAATGAAAGCAGTTGGCATACATGCTGCTTGCTTAGTTCTCTCCAAATGGGGATTTATGTCTGTTATGAAAAGAAAGTAGCTTGAGGTTAAATAATAATGCTAATATGCTAAGtaattatgatttccatttttataatctAACCTGGATTCTTCATTCTGGGACACACACATAGGATTTATCTTTTATGTAGAAGAGTACTTAGATTGAAGgtatatacttttcttttttttcttttttttttttttttgagacagagttttgctcttgttgcccaggctggagtgcaatggcgccgccctcactcacggcaacctccgcctcccaggttcaaatgattctcctgcctcagcctcccaagtagctgggattacaggcatgcgccaccactaattttgtatttttagtagagacagggtttctccatgttggtcaggctggtctcgagctcctgacctcaggtgatctgcccgcctcggcctcccaaattgctgggataacaggcatgagccaccatgcccagccaaaggtATATACTTTTCAAAGTATTCAGGAATAAATCTAAATATTCCTGAGTACTTCCAGGAATTGCTAGAAAGACAACATATAAAACCAAACTACTTGAATACTTTGTAGCCTCTAAAAACAGTTATGAGTTCCATGAATAATCTGTAAAAGTCTTCTGGTTGATCAGCATTAGTTCTAAATGATGTTATCAGACTATGTAActtcaagtaattttttttttttgagatggggtctcgctgtattgcccaggctggagtacagtggtgccatctcagctcactgcaacatccacctcccaggttcaagcaactctcctgcctcagcctcccaagtagctgggactataggcgctcgccaccatgccctgctagtttttgtatttttagcagagatggggtttcaccatattggccaggctggtctcgaactcctgaccttgtgatccatctgcctcggcctcccaaagtggtgggattacaggcgtgagccatggtgcccagcccaaCTTCAAGTAATCTTCcaatcattatttctatttttgagatACTGGTTCATAAAACATCAAATATCCATGAATCACAGTGCTATCCACTGGCAGCATGGCAGTGAACTACAATGAAAACCAGTTCTACAAAAGACACTTTGAACACCATTGTTTCACACCTTTAATACTGTCTTAAAGGGTCTATTACTCTTCAACTATCTTAGTGTactttgaaatataaaagtaataattatCATTGGAACAGTTATTCTAAATCTAAATAACTCCTATAGTAATATTTGTTTACTcagaacatattttcatttccaatatatgtaaaatttctcACAAATATAGAACAGAACTCACAGTTTGAACAGAAACCTCAGTGTTTAAATCTCCACATTCAGTAAAATAAACACTACATAGTAGGTTGTTCTGAATATAAATCACTCATTTAAGTAAATGGGATATAATTTCTAACTTGTGttaaaagtgaagaaataattttttatgtgaAGCCTTGCCCCAACTCAGTCAAGTGCAAGATTATCATATGATACAAATCAAACTCTACTAACACAGCACATTTGTCAGAGACATTGAAGGCAGATACATAACTACAGCTGGGGAACTGGATGTCCTTCAGCTAGAgggtaatgaaagaaaaaagcatatcATAGATCAGGCCCCAGTTTTAATTACTTCATTGATGACAATGCCTTACTTTATTTATTGAAGAATGTTTCTTCCACTGAAAATACACTTCTAATTTTATAATGCTAGACAGTAGGGGGAAAAATAGgagcccattaaaaaaaaaatccactcttAGAATCTAAAGTTATTGATATTGATCAGATACGCAATGACTCTTTTCTGCTGTGAAGACaatcaaatctttttttctttttaagtactGACTTGCCAATTTATCTTTGATAACTGATTCAGAAAGATAAATGAACCATGTGACTTTACATATgagaatatgtacatatatatatatattctgagaAGTTATGTCCCATGATCTGACCCatacttctgttttaaaatataactaaGTTCTCTCAATAAAACAGTactaattttaagttttaaactgAAGTCACCCTTTTACCACACTGTTCtcattctctttactttttatttttacattatttctataaatactaaaaaagaaaaaatccaaatccCCAGTCTTGAAACCAACTTACATTAGAGGTCTGACGTTagtttataacttttaaaatattttgttaaaatgtaaaaaacctgaaattacaaacaaaaaaatttatacttttaCAGTATATAtcgaatttttttaaaaaaatattctgaactgtttttatatatgtaatcaagtgttatttttttaaatgaaactccTTTATAGGCTAGAGAAGGATATGTGGTATTGCCCCATTAGAAATCAatatgcatttcatttttttatgctGGTACTTCAACTATTTCAAAGTAGTCATTTGGTAGAATCACATAACCTCTTTCTGATACGTCgtctttctctttctggaagTGAACAACCTCCTTTAATTTTTCAAGCTGCCGTTCTTGCCTTCTGCATCGCTGCTGTGCGGTCTTGagcttctttctgagtttttcaACTTGCTGTTCTAGCTGATGAATCCTTTTCCGCTGATGCATTGTATCCTCCACAGTATAGTTGTGGTCACAGAAAACTGAGAGATTAACAGGGGTCTGAAGAGGTGGCATTAGTAATCCAATAGCAGCATCAACCTGGGAAACAGGAGGCGGTAAAGGAGGTGGAGGAAGCTGTTCCTGTGGCTCCAGATCttctttctaaaacaaaagtACAAAGTATGTTTGAATTTAGTAACTAAAAATAACAGTTTAAAACAATTTGTGGACTGACCAggggtagtggctcacgcctgtaatcctagcactttgggaggaagaggtgggcggatcacctgaggtaaggagtttgaaaccagcctggccaaacatggcgaaaccccgtctctactaaaaatacaaaaattagccgggtgtggtggtgtgtgcctataatcccagctactcgggaggctgaggcaagagaattgtttgaaaccaggaggcggaggttgcagtgagccaatatcatgtcactgtactccagcctgggtgacagagagactctgtctcccaaaaataaataaataaataaataaataaatattctgtgGAATTTAAGAAATATTAGACTTTTGTGGTGAATCAGTGGTACAGAAACATtccaaaatgagaaaacagtttCAGTTTGAATAAACTTTTCTACCTGCAATAAAGGGACGGTGCAAGAAAGAGACAAAATGAATAATCAGATCCAATTAAATACTAAGcactgaggagaaaaaaatgctttgaaacTAAACTGTCACTGATAAAGAAAACCCAAAACTTATCAATATATAACTGGCAGTACAGAGTGATTTTTAAGTAAGTTACAAGGGCTGGACTAAGTTTCTTAGTGTGAGGATATTTATCTTAAATAAACCGCATTTTGTGTTTTCAGAAGTGTATCACTGTTAACTACACAAAGTTCCAGGCACATTTATTCTCTTTAACTgaattttccacattttaatCAATGAACATATCAGTTTGATAAACAGAAAGCAACCCAATATTTTAAAACGCATATTACCTTGTCATGTGGCTCAGTACAAAGAAATATTGTGGGCACAGCATTCTCTTTCAGTAACTTGTTGTTGCACTCTCTCTTAAAGCAGTCTGGAGTAAAGTGCTCTGAACAAATACTGCTATACTTGGTGGgtttaaagttttttcttctgACAGCTGCCTCCCATTCTTTACAAAGACTGGGTCGAGTAAGAGGAAACCTAAGAAGAAGGCATAATTCAATTATctgtgctgattttttttaaataaaggcacCCAAACTTTCCAACGTAGGAAAGATCTTACATTGGTATTAAAGATGTTACAATGGTATTATCATACTGGATTAAAGATTAGCTCTAGTTATCTATctcatttattaattaaaaaaaattttttttgagacacagtcttgctctgttgttaggctggagtgcagtggcgcaatcttggctcactgcacctccacctcctgggttcaagtgattctcctgcctcagcctcccaagtagctgggactacaggcgcctgccaccacatatgctaccatgcccagctaagttttgtacttttagtagagacgggctttcaccatgttggccaggatggattcgatctcttgacctcgtgatccgcccaccttggcctcccacagtgctggaattacaggcgtgagccactgcgctgggccctcatttattaatgtttaactttttatagTGAGTTCACCAAAAGATTCAAGTAAAATACATACTATAGAATAAATGTGcccgtggctcatgtctgtaatcccagcacttgggaggccaaggtccaagagactgcttaagtccaggaggttgaagactagcctgggcaacacggcaaaaccctgtctctacaaaaaatacaaaaattagctgggtatagtggtatgtgcccaggtacttgggaggctgaggctgaggtgggaggattcctcgagcctgggaggtcacggctgcagtgagctgagatggttccactgcactccagtctgagtgacagagccataccctgtctcaaaaagaaaaaaactgtattcTATTTTTACCAGTAATTTTCTGTGTGCTGCACAGGAAGACAAACATTGCACATTTGTATCTATGTACTGGGAAAGAGGGGCTTCTAGTTCTCTTAGCATCAGTCTGACAAATACGAACAGGCTAAATTTGAATTAAAGGCagataataatgaaagaaaagtatttattttctaatcaaCTGGGATGTCCATTAGGCCCAGGTAAACGGGGATAGTGAGAGTTTAAATTTATTGTGGTTTTACTCTTCCAAATTAAGGATTTGGTAAACTGGggggattagaaaaaaaaacaaaggaaggggGTTTTGAATTTACGTTTCACAGTTTTCTCTTCCATGTACAATATGCTAGAGCCTGACTCTGCTAGTAAGAGATCTTTATGACAGTCCCTTTTCTTTGTACAACATAGCACTCTCTGCTGCCACTATGCAGACGGTGGGATAAGTGGTACTCCTAGAAAATCTCAGCTGGGGCTGGGCGTGGCCTGTaatcacaactgtaatcccagcactttgggaggccgagacgggcggatcacgaggtcaggagatcgagaccatcctggcgaacacggtgaaaccccgtctctactaaaaaatacaaaaaactagccgggcgaggcggcgggcgcctgtagtcccagctactcgggaggctgaggcaggagaatggcgtaaacccggggggcggagcttgcagtgagctgagatccggccactgcactctagcccaggcgacagagccagactccgtctcaaaaaaaaaaaaaaaaaaaaaaaaattagctgggcgtggtgttgcgcgcctgtagtcccagctactcagaaggctgaggcgaatcgcttgaaccggggaggcagaggttgcagtgagtcgagatcgtgccactgcactccagcctggtgacagagcaagactccatctcaaaaagagaagaagaaaatctcaGCTGGAAATGGCCTCTATACGTATAAACTAGGGTGGCATTTGCTGGTAAAATTCCGTACCTATGGCCTCCTGGCTCTGTAAGCATAAACTATGGTAGCATTTGCTGCTAAAATTCAGTCAGTACCTAGGGCCTCCTGGCACAAGGACCACAAATTTACAGCTGTTTGTGAGATTCTGTTAAAATCTTTCCCATCTACTCTCC from Macaca mulatta isolate MMU2019108-1 chromosome 8, T2T-MMU8v2.0, whole genome shotgun sequence includes these protein-coding regions:
- the THAP1 gene encoding THAP domain-containing protein 1 isoform X2, with protein sequence MVQSCSAYGCKNRYDKDKPVSFHKKKIWSHRNSFLHLLYRLLFPRLMLLLDY
- the THAP1 gene encoding THAP domain-containing protein 1 isoform X1, producing MPMVARVLPPPGSRAARFPLTRPSLCKEWEAAVRRKNFKPTKYSSICSEHFTPDCFKRECNNKLLKENAVPTIFLCTEPHDKKEDLEPQEQLPPPPLPPPVSQVDAAIGLLMPPLQTPVNLSVFCDHNYTVEDTMHQRKRIHQLEQQVEKLRKKLKTAQQRCRRQERQLEKLKEVVHFQKEKDDVSERGYVILPNDYFEIVEVPA
- the THAP1 gene encoding THAP domain-containing protein 1, whose protein sequence is MVQSCSAYGCKNRYDKDKPVSFHKFPLTRPSLCKEWEAAVRRKNFKPTKYSSICSEHFTPDCFKRECNNKLLKENAVPTIFLCTEPHDKKEDLEPQEQLPPPPLPPPVSQVDAAIGLLMPPLQTPVNLSVFCDHNYTVEDTMHQRKRIHQLEQQVEKLRKKLKTAQQRCRRQERQLEKLKEVVHFQKEKDDVSERGYVILPNDYFEIVEVPA